In Sphingomonas sp. G-3-2-10, a single window of DNA contains:
- a CDS encoding PAS domain-containing protein gives MGSLFYPAPSVLTRHWIDSAGPETETPLQLPAAWRCDLADDSLTWSAGVFELFGIPQGARIDRRETVAMYCEESRELLHRLRSEAIATCGSFTFEARIRRPDGESRWMRVTADVVARGGRATHLYGMKQDITAEMSKA, from the coding sequence ATGGGATCCCTGTTCTATCCGGCCCCGAGCGTCCTGACCCGCCATTGGATCGATTCGGCCGGGCCGGAGACCGAAACCCCGTTGCAATTGCCCGCCGCGTGGCGATGCGATCTCGCCGACGACAGCCTGACCTGGAGCGCGGGCGTGTTCGAGCTGTTCGGAATTCCGCAAGGCGCGCGGATCGACCGGCGCGAGACGGTGGCGATGTATTGCGAGGAATCGCGCGAACTGCTGCACCGGCTGCGCTCCGAAGCAATCGCGACGTGCGGCAGCTTCACCTTCGAGGCGCGGATACGGCGGCCGGACGGCGAGTCGCGCTGGATGCGGGTGACCGCCGATGTCGTCGCCAGAGGGGGCCGTGCGACGCACCTCTATGGCATGAAGCAGGACATTACCGCGGAGATGTCGAAAGCCTAG
- the purL gene encoding phosphoribosylformylglycinamidine synthase subunit PurL produces the protein MTQITPEIVAEHGFTPEEYERVLHAMGREPNLTELGIFSVMWSEHCSYKSSRIHLKKLPTTGPQVICGPGENAGVVDIGDGQAAIFKMESHNHPSYIEPYQGAATGVGGILRDVFTMGARPVANMNALRFGRPDHPKMRHLIAGVVHGIGGYGNCVGVPTVGGEVNFHPAYDGNILVNAMTVGVAQTDKIFYSAASGIGNPIVYVGSKTGRDGIHGATMASADFGEDSEEKRPTVQVGDPFTEKLLIEACLELMSSDAIVAIQDMGAAGLTSSSVEMASKGGVGIELIMDDVPQRETGMTPYEMMLSESQERMLMVLKPGREAFAEAIFRKWELDFAVIGHVTEPDPVSGGHMVLKWKGETVADIPLAPLADEAPLYDRPHVPTPKRAELTDVPESTDLAADLVKLIGSPDIASRRWIWEQYDHMVGADTVQRPGGDAAVVRVHDTQKGLAITTDCTPRYCFADPVEGGKQAVAEAWRNLTSVGATPLAVTNCLNFANPQRPEIMGQIVGCLDGMSQACIALDFPIVSGNVSLYNESKATGGGSAILPTPAIGGLGLLADYTKNCTIGFKGLGDIVLAIGERGGDLGQSIWLREVHGREDGPPPPVDLAAERRTGDFIRKMIANGSITACHDVSDGGLAVTLAEMALTSNLGVLVNEPQPFGVAGSFFGEDQGLYVVTVCDTCLADFMAAAHAADVPADALGRVIKDRLIFELDEGDWTVSIADLRAAHEGFFPALMGEDAALA, from the coding sequence ATGACCCAGATCACGCCCGAGATCGTCGCCGAACACGGCTTCACCCCCGAGGAATATGAGCGCGTCCTGCACGCGATGGGCCGCGAGCCCAATCTGACCGAACTCGGCATCTTCTCGGTCATGTGGTCCGAGCATTGCAGCTACAAGTCGAGCCGCATCCATCTGAAGAAGCTCCCTACCACCGGCCCGCAGGTCATTTGCGGCCCCGGCGAGAATGCCGGCGTGGTCGATATCGGCGACGGTCAGGCGGCGATCTTCAAGATGGAGAGCCACAACCACCCGTCCTATATCGAGCCCTATCAGGGCGCGGCGACCGGCGTCGGCGGCATCCTGCGCGACGTGTTCACGATGGGCGCGCGTCCGGTGGCGAACATGAACGCGCTGCGCTTTGGCCGGCCCGATCATCCCAAGATGCGCCACCTGATCGCCGGCGTGGTCCACGGCATCGGCGGCTACGGCAATTGCGTCGGCGTGCCCACCGTGGGCGGCGAAGTGAATTTCCACCCTGCCTATGACGGCAACATTCTCGTCAACGCGATGACGGTCGGCGTCGCCCAGACCGACAAGATCTTCTATTCGGCCGCTTCGGGCATCGGCAATCCGATCGTCTATGTCGGCTCGAAGACCGGCCGCGACGGCATCCACGGCGCGACGATGGCCTCGGCCGATTTCGGCGAGGATTCCGAGGAAAAGCGCCCCACCGTCCAGGTCGGCGATCCCTTCACCGAAAAGCTGCTGATCGAAGCCTGCCTCGAACTCATGTCGTCCGACGCCATCGTGGCGATCCAGGACATGGGCGCTGCCGGCCTCACCTCCTCGTCGGTCGAGATGGCCAGCAAGGGCGGCGTCGGCATCGAGCTGATCATGGACGACGTGCCCCAGCGCGAAACCGGCATGACGCCCTACGAGATGATGCTCTCGGAGAGCCAGGAGCGGATGCTCATGGTGCTCAAGCCCGGCCGCGAAGCGTTCGCCGAGGCGATCTTCCGCAAATGGGAGCTCGATTTCGCGGTCATCGGCCATGTCACCGAGCCTGATCCGGTTTCTGGGGGCCATATGGTGCTCAAGTGGAAAGGCGAGACCGTCGCCGACATTCCGCTCGCCCCGCTGGCCGACGAAGCCCCGCTCTACGATCGCCCGCACGTGCCGACGCCCAAGCGCGCCGAACTGACCGACGTGCCCGAAAGCACCGATCTCGCCGCCGATCTGGTCAAGTTGATCGGCTCGCCCGACATCGCGTCGCGCCGCTGGATCTGGGAACAGTATGACCACATGGTCGGCGCCGACACCGTCCAGCGCCCGGGCGGCGACGCCGCGGTGGTCCGCGTGCACGACACACAAAAGGGCCTCGCGATCACCACCGATTGCACCCCGCGCTATTGCTTCGCCGATCCGGTCGAAGGCGGGAAGCAGGCGGTGGCCGAGGCATGGCGCAACCTCACCAGCGTCGGCGCCACGCCGCTCGCGGTGACCAACTGCCTCAACTTCGCCAATCCGCAGCGCCCGGAGATCATGGGCCAGATCGTCGGCTGCCTCGACGGCATGTCGCAGGCCTGCATCGCGCTCGACTTCCCGATCGTGTCGGGCAACGTCAGCCTCTACAACGAGTCCAAGGCGACCGGCGGCGGTTCGGCGATCCTGCCGACCCCGGCGATCGGCGGCCTCGGCCTGCTGGCGGACTATACGAAGAACTGCACCATCGGCTTCAAGGGCCTTGGCGACATCGTCCTCGCCATCGGCGAGCGGGGCGGCGATCTGGGCCAGTCGATCTGGCTGCGCGAAGTGCATGGCCGCGAGGATGGCCCGCCGCCGCCGGTCGATCTCGCCGCCGAGCGCCGCACGGGCGACTTCATCCGCAAGATGATCGCCAACGGCTCGATCACCGCCTGCCACGACGTGTCCGATGGCGGCCTTGCCGTGACGCTCGCCGAAATGGCGCTGACATCGAACCTCGGCGTGCTGGTCAACGAACCCCAGCCCTTCGGCGTCGCGGGCAGTTTCTTCGGCGAGGATCAGGGCCTCTACGTCGTCACCGTGTGCGACACCTGCCTCGCCGACTTCATGGCCGCCGCCCATGCCGCCGACGTCCCCGCCGACGCGCTGGGCCGCGTCATCAAGGACCGGCTGATCTTCGAGCTGGACGAAGGCGACTGGACCGTCAGCATCGCCGATCTGCGCGCCGCGCACGAAGGCTTCTTCCCCGCGCTGATGGGCGAAGACGCGGCGCTGGCGTAA
- a CDS encoding DUF3052 family protein, with product MPTGYSGTPLAKKLGFTAGQRVWFHDMPHSVRAEIDPPALGVEELSVASEGTQGAHIFVTERAVLETQLAALRELLEPSGFIWVSWPKKASKVPTDITEDTIRDVALPTGLVDVKVCAIDEIWSGLKLVIRKSQR from the coding sequence ATGCCTACAGGCTATTCCGGAACGCCGCTCGCCAAGAAGCTCGGCTTCACCGCCGGGCAGCGCGTCTGGTTCCACGACATGCCCCACAGCGTCCGCGCGGAAATCGATCCGCCCGCGCTCGGCGTGGAAGAGCTCAGCGTCGCTTCCGAGGGGACTCAGGGCGCGCATATCTTCGTCACCGAACGCGCGGTGCTTGAAACCCAACTCGCGGCGTTGCGCGAATTGCTCGAGCCCAGCGGCTTCATTTGGGTCTCATGGCCCAAAAAGGCGTCGAAAGTGCCGACCGACATCACCGAGGACACGATCCGCGACGTCGCACTCCCGACGGGGCTGGTCGACGTAAAGGTCTGCGCGATCGACGAAATCTGGTCCGGCCTCAAACTCGTCATCCGCAAAAGCCAGCGTTAG
- a CDS encoding nitroreductase family protein: MADSDALPWRPYPEHSDAESVARTEAFLETMRTRRSCRHFTDREVPREVIEAAILAAGTAPSGANHQPWHFAAISSPGVKLSVRIAAEEEERSFYGGRASREWLDAIGPLGTDANKPYLEDAPWLIVVFAQRRGGIEQVTDTQNYYVTESVGIACGLLLAALHEAGLATLTHTPNPMRFLNRVCQRPAHEKPMMIIVAGHAAPDATIPAHALKKKSLEQIASWL, encoded by the coding sequence ATGGCCGATTCCGACGCTCTGCCCTGGCGCCCCTATCCGGAGCATTCCGATGCGGAAAGTGTCGCGCGCACTGAAGCGTTTCTCGAGACGATGCGCACCAGGCGCAGTTGCCGCCATTTCACCGACCGCGAGGTTCCCCGCGAAGTGATCGAAGCCGCGATCCTCGCGGCCGGCACCGCGCCCAGCGGCGCCAATCACCAGCCCTGGCATTTCGCGGCGATCTCGTCGCCCGGCGTGAAGCTGTCGGTGCGGATCGCAGCGGAGGAAGAGGAGCGCAGCTTCTATGGCGGCCGCGCCAGCAGGGAATGGCTCGATGCGATCGGTCCGCTCGGCACCGATGCGAACAAGCCCTATCTCGAAGACGCGCCCTGGCTGATCGTCGTCTTCGCCCAGCGCCGCGGCGGGATCGAGCAGGTCACCGACACCCAGAATTACTATGTCACCGAAAGCGTCGGCATCGCGTGCGGCCTGCTGCTCGCGGCGCTGCACGAAGCGGGTCTGGCGACGCTGACCCACACGCCCAATCCGATGCGCTTCCTCAACCGCGTGTGCCAGCGGCCGGCGCATGAGAAGCCGATGATGATCATCGTCGCCGGCCATGCCGCGCCCGATGCGACCATCCCCGCCCACGCCCTGAAGAAGAAGTCGCTGGAGCAGATCGCAAGCTGGCTGTAG